One genomic segment of Streptomyces sp. RKND-216 includes these proteins:
- a CDS encoding MTH1187 family thiamine-binding protein, giving the protein MIVAFSVTPLGVGEDVGAHVADAVRVVRESGLPHRTDAMFTSIEGDWDACMDVVRRAVAAVEARAPRVSLLLKADIREGVTDGLTAKVDTVERHLAAEDH; this is encoded by the coding sequence GTGATCGTCGCCTTCTCCGTGACGCCCCTGGGCGTCGGCGAGGACGTCGGCGCCCACGTGGCCGACGCGGTGCGGGTGGTCCGGGAGTCCGGCCTGCCCCACCGCACCGACGCGATGTTCACCTCGATCGAGGGCGACTGGGACGCCTGCATGGACGTGGTGCGCCGCGCCGTCGCCGCGGTCGAGGCCCGCGCACCCCGCGTGTCCCTCCTCCTCAAGGCCGACATCCGCGAGGGCGTCACAGACGGCCTCACCGCCAAGGTCGACACCGTCGAACGCCACCTCGCCGCCGAAGACCACTGA